A genome region from Carya illinoinensis cultivar Pawnee chromosome 2, C.illinoinensisPawnee_v1, whole genome shotgun sequence includes the following:
- the LOC122301617 gene encoding protein FAR1-RELATED SEQUENCE 5-like: protein MAYYKHYGKQSFPVMTQRSKRKKDETIKYVTLECARGGKAWNKTSNVSKPWPTSKIDCRARMNVMFKNEKLCITLVFNTHNHVFSSRKARFFRCNREVNKSVRRVFDTNDQVGIQMNKSFQALVTEAVGFESVPFGEKYCRNYIDKARLLRLGKHGAQALLEYFRRMQYKNGDFFDIMEVDDEDRMRNVFWADARSREAYNYFGDVVTFDTTYLINRYGMPFAPFVGVNHHRQSILLSASLIPSEDTKSFVWLFKSWLDCIYRKAQNAIITDQDRAMKNVITIIFPTRDIDISCGTY, encoded by the coding sequence ATGGCTTATTATAAGCATTATGGAAAACAAAGTTTTCCAGTTATGACACAAAGGAGTAAAAGAAAGAAGGATGAGACTATCAAATATGTTACTCTAGAATGTGCTCGTGGTGGTAAGGCATGGAATAAGACGTCAAATGTTTCGAAGCCTTGGCCAACAAGCAAGATAGACTGCAGGGCAAGGATGAATGTGATGTTCAAGAATGAGAAGTTATGTATCACATTAGTTTTTAATACACACAATCATGTATTCAGTTCAAGAAAAGCAAGATTTTTCAGATGCAACAGAGAAGTTAATAAGTCAGTTAGGAGGGTGTTTGATACAAATGATCAGGTTGGCATACAGATGAATAAGAGCTTCCAAGCTCTTGTAACTGAGGCAGTTGGATTTGAGAGTGTACCATTTGGGGAAAAATATTGTCGTAACTATATTGATAAGGCACGACTCTTGCGTCTTGGTAAACATGGTGCTCAAGCACTGTTGGAATATTTTAGAAGGATGCAATACAAGAATGGTGATTTTTTCGACATCAtggaggtggatgatgaggatAGGATGAGAAATGTGTTTTGGGCGGATGCCCGTAGTAGAGAGGCCTATAACTATTTTGGAGATGTGGTAACATTCGATACCACATACTTGATAAATAGGTATGGCATGCCATTTGCACCTTTCGTGGGTGTAAACCACCATAGACAATCAATTCTTTTGAGTGCAAGCCTTATTCCAAGTGAGGATACAAAATCATTTGTATGGTTATTTAAAAGTTGGCTTGATTGCATATATAGAAAAGCGCAAAATGCTATTATTACAGATCAAGATCGCGCAATGAAAAATGTGATCACCATTATTTTCCCAACACGCGATATAGATATTTCTTGTGGCACATATTGA